The segment GAAGAGAGTTCAATATCCACGTCCGAATATTTTGTGTTCGGACATGGTTCTTTATCTTCATTCTTATTATTAAGAGAAGGAATAAGAGAAGAAGTAAGAGTGTTGGCCTTTGGTTCACTTTTGGTTGAAGGGTGGTTCGCCTTTGGTTCAACCTTTCCCCGCCTGGATTCTCCACTTTTTATGCCACCTTCTCTTGATTTTTTCTTCCAGGCCTGAATTTTCTTTCTTTCTTTTTCTAATCTTTTATTGAAAAGTTTTCCTTTTTTTTCATAAAAACATTGACCAACTTTTTTCCAAATGGATGGCCAGTTTTCCGGATTGCCACAAAGGGCTTTCAACTCATCCTGATTATTAGGAAGTCCCCGCTCTAGCCACTCATGGCTTAATAGGGTTATGTATGCCCCCCTCTCTTCCATGCTCATCATTATTACTTTAAAGTCAGATACAAATTCGCTTGGATAGAACTGGAACGCGGGCGGCTTATTCACTCACAACCTCCACTTGCGCCGGCTTCTTCAAACAGCCTTCGCATATCTCGATAATCCACATCCCATACTCCTTAACCGTGATCTCCTCATTCGGATACCGCTTGCCACAGAATCGGCAGAGGATGCCGGAGTCAGTAGGCGGGTTCATGGATTAACTCCTCAAAATTTAATTGATAACTAACCTGGGCTATTCTCCGCTTTGCCATCTTGCAATATTCGTATTTAATATCTATCCCTATAAATTGCTTTCCCTGCTCTTTTGCCACTACCCCAACAGTACCGGCCCCACAGAAAGGGTCTAGAACTATTCCTCCTTCAGGACAACCAGCCTTTATCGGCTTCTCACATAGCCTTTCAGGGAATACGGCAAAATGGGCTTCTGGAAATGGCTGAGTTGGTATTTGCCAAAAGTCGCCCGGGTTTGGGCCTTCCGGAGGACACCAGCGTGAATCCTTTTGACAAGCGTTTCCCCCGCCTTCTGGATGTCCAGTCCAGCCTTTACCCCCAGGTACTTTTACCGCCCCCTGGACTCCGAGGATTGCCCCCATTGTCCTTGTCGCACTCGGTATCTGAAATACATCGCCAGGATTCACACCGTTGTAATTAGGGTCGTTTTTATCTGGCTGATATTCTCGCCCCTTCGCTCCTCCAAAATCTACTTTTCCCCGACCGATTGTACTAACGGCGACAGGATTTTTCACCGCATCCAGATCAAAATAGTATGTGAATCCATACCACAAAGATACTTTCTTATCCTCTTTCCACTCCCAATCAATGCCCACACTCCCCTGTGTTCCAGGTGGTTGTTTATGTACCCATTCTCCCGTTTTCTTGTGTTGCCAGAGGAGGGTTTTATTATTCTTGGAAAACAGAAAGACATACTCCCATTTATTACCAAACCTATCCTTTACGGGGGAGGGCATCCCGTTAGGCTTGTACCAGCAAATTTTATTGCGTAATATCCAGCCATCCTCTATCAGCGACCACGCAAGGCGTTCGGGGATCATACAGAGGCACTTGGATGGTAAATCAATTTCATCTCTCGGTGTCAGACTTTGTTCTTTTGTGATTCCAGTTGAGGATGGATTTCCAGATATTCTCGAATTGTATGTATCCCCAATATTAAGCCACAGTGTACCCTCGTCCTTCAGCACCCGCTTTACCTCACGAAATACCTCAGTCATGTGTTCAATGTATAGC is part of the bacterium genome and harbors:
- a CDS encoding DUF1376 domain-containing protein — encoded protein: MNKPPAFQFYPSEFVSDFKVIMMSMEERGAYITLLSHEWLERGLPNNQDELKALCGNPENWPSIWKKVGQCFYEKKGKLFNKRLEKERKKIQAWKKKSREGGIKSGESRRGKVEPKANHPSTKSEPKANTLTSSLIPSLNNKNEDKEPCPNTKYSDVDIELSSLLIEGILKNNPRAKAGKLTEKQKEFWYNQCRLLREVDEWDPNEIRTVILFCLQDDFEMANVLSMGKLRLRFDNLALKAKREMVKKIGERDVGRQRMVP
- a CDS encoding site-specific DNA-methyltransferase, whose protein sequence is MKSDSIDMCLTSPPYLGLRDYGVEGQLGLEPTPELYIEHMTEVFREVKRVLKDEGTLWLNIGDTYNSRISGNPSSTGITKEQSLTPRDEIDLPSKCLCMIPERLAWSLIEDGWILRNKICWYKPNGMPSPVKDRFGNKWEYVFLFSKNNKTLLWQHKKTGEWVHKQPPGTQGSVGIDWEWKEDKKVSLWYGFTYYFDLDAVKNPVAVSTIGRGKVDFGGAKGREYQPDKNDPNYNGVNPGDVFQIPSATRTMGAILGVQGAVKVPGGKGWTGHPEGGGNACQKDSRWCPPEGPNPGDFWQIPTQPFPEAHFAVFPERLCEKPIKAGCPEGGIVLDPFCGAGTVGVVAKEQGKQFIGIDIKYEYCKMAKRRIAQVSYQLNFEELIHEPAY